The genomic DNA TAGATTTCAGTAACCTTGGAGGGAAAGAAGATACACCACCTCTCGGCTGTACACAAGGACAGAGTGGGGGGATAACCTGAACACTGCTGCTCGTTGGACCTACCACGGCCAAGCCGCCGCCACCTCTCCAGGTGGGTTCAAGTCAATGGTTGATACCCGGCCTGTATGCAGTCGTCTACCAGCgccgaacgcttccctctcctctcttccaaaCCACAGGAcaagagatctagacaggggtGAACTTCCAGAAGGGCTCCACAGTAAATCAACACACACAGGGGTCACACAGCAGTCACTTCGTACAGCAGATAATTCTTCCCCACGTTAACGTCTTTTCCCCACACCATTCAGTGTACCTTTGTGATGATCCGTCTCGCCACCTCCAGCTGGAGAACGAGGTCCATGAGTTATGCGCAGGCGTACACAAAGAGATGGCCACTATTAACACAGCATACGTTTTTCTCCACAGGGTTTTCTTCTCGGCCTAAAAGGGTAAGTGCAGATAACAGGGACACAGCACAGCACTGCAATCTCCAAGTGTACACACGTCGACACAGACTCACTCAATGCACTGCACACACTCCTGTGATTTAGGGTCGGCACCTTACGTTCAGACAGAGAATTCGTCCAGTGGAAAAATCCAATACACCGACACAGCAGATGGCTCACAGTTGTTGTCGCAGCCACAGCAGAATAACGTCCTCCCGTTGCTGTCGATACTCGGCTCACCCACTAATCCCTTCCactgtttattgtttattgacTTTATCAGCATCGTTACAGGTACCCAAAGACGTTTGTCATAAGGGAACACTGAATTATTTTGCTGTTACAATGATATGTCAAAGCATATTTACTCAAGTTAAAATACAAGATTAAAAGAAAAGGAAGAATAAATACTTAATAAAGGTATACAAAGTCGATTTAAAATCCATAATCATTTAAAAGTCTACACATATATGGAATGGGTGATCTCCTGAATTGTTCCGTTCGGCATCTGGGGGTTGTCAGTTTAGAAGAGTTTCTCATCTGGCGTCCAGTCAGCTGCTCCCTGAGTGGTGGTAGCCAATCTCTAAAGCTAGACTTGTATAGCTTGCTAGCAAAATCAAGGCACAATTGGACTCGTCTCTCTGCCAGTGTACACAATCCAAGAAAGGAGAGGGCATCAGAATATCCTTCGTACCTTCGTCCCAGTATGATTTTACAAACTCGTTTCTGCACTCTTTCCAACCTTTTAATTTGGTCAGTGGTCAAGAAATTATGCCAAACTGGGACTGCATACTCTAACACTGGACGTACGTAACCAGTATAGATGGTAACCAGTTCTTGATCATGAACTCCAAATTTCTTTAGCCGGCGAAAAGCAAAAAGCTTTCTATTAGCTGAGGACAACATGTGGTCCACTTGACTGTCCCATTTTAGGTCACTCTGAATGGTTACTCCTAAGATCTTAACAGAGTCACAGATGTTTAGAATATTCTGATCTATAGAAAGTGGTGGCCAAGTTGGCAAATGTTTCATACGGGAGACATGTaagacattacatttttttgagtTGAGTTTCATTTTATGGTCCTCAACCCAGATGCCAAGGTCATTTAATGTATGCTGGAGAGTACTGGGCTGACGAACTGTCCACCTTTGGGCCATAGTCATGTCATCCACATATTTCCAATGGTTAATTTGATCTTGAAGAGCATTGTTAATCAGTGCTAGGAACATTATGGGTCCCAATATGGTTGCTTGGGCAACTCCACATGAAGGATACTCCCAATCAGATAAATATCCATggtaaccctgctgaaaaaaccagcataccagcaagaccagcatatgttgtgttttggtgcttgtttgctagtgaacaccagctaaaccagcatcaaaccagcatcagcaccagcattagcaccagctaaaccagcaccaaaccagcattagcaccagctaaaccagcattagcaccatgctggtcataccagcatatgttgtgttttggtgctggtatgctggtgaccaccagctaaaccagcatggaccggcatgattcccatgctggtccatgctggtttgatgctgtttttttcggCAGGGAATGCACTCTTTGACGGCGATTAGACATAAAATTACTGATCCATGGAATTAGACTAGGTCTTGCTCCAAGATCCAGGAGGCACTTTATTGCTACTGTATGGTCGACAGCATCAAAAGCTTTGGCAAAATCTGTTGTAACTAATGTGCACACTGAACCTGGTTCATAACAAGCTTTATACACAAAGTCCATCAGGCTAACTAAATTATGTGTTGTAGAATGGTTATGTCGACTACCAAACTGCATAGGATCTAGGTTTGGTGTGATATCGTTCACAATCCATTGCTTAATAAATTTGTATTTGCTCAATAAATTTGTACTGTGGGGGCCACTTACACACTATTCCACAACTCACAACAACAATAGTTGATATTCCACATTCAAGGTAAGAGATGTAGATGTAAGGATCATTCGATGTACTCACGAATCCGTTGATCCTAATCTTCTTCTCTTTGTCTTTGCAGTTACTCACATATGCACAACCAGAAGGGTGACGTTCGGTTTGTTTGGTTTGCTCCAAATCCTTTAGCAGCTCTGTATATGTGTAAGCACACTGGTAAGTGGATGGGTAAGTACCTTAGACTGGCGGCCTTTGGCATGTACCAGGTACACTACTTGAAGCTTGGATGTCCATAAGGAACTGGAGGCGCCTGGAAGGTACACAGGTGAGTACACTATACTTGGAGCGTTAGGCATGCAGGTAGGTTCGCAAGGGGTACACTGAACTTAGCCTTTGGGCATGCAGGTAAGTATACGGAGGGTGCACTGGGCTTGAACCTTGGGCGTACAGGTAAGTATGCAGGGGGTGCGCTAGCTTGAAGCTTTGACGTGCATGTAAGTATACGGAGGGTATACTGGGCTTGGAGCTTTGGGCAGCAGGTAGGTATACAAATGAGTATACTAGACTTGAACCTTGGGCATACAGGGAAGTAAACAGGGAGTACACTGGCTTAGGGCTTGGACATGCAGGTAAGTACACTAAGGAGTATACTGGTCTTGAGTGCTTTGGGCGTACGGGCAGGTATACAATTGGGTACCCTGACTTAGACCTTAGATGTATAGGTAGGTATACAGGGGATACACTAGGCTTGGGtgtacaggtaagtatacagGGGAGTATACTGGACTTGGGGCTTTGGGCATCCAGGTGAGTATGTAAACAGATACACTGGGCATAGACCTTAGGCGTACGGTAAGTATACAGAGGAGGGGACATACTGGGCTTGGAGCTTGGGCGTACGGGTCAGTATGCAGGTGAGTATCCTAGGCTTTTAGCTGGACTGAATTCAACTCACGGACGCTTAGATCAGCGCGCGTCCGGCTGCACCTCTTCAAGACTCAGGTGGTTTGAGAAGACGTAAGGATGGGCAGCAACTTTTAGCCTTCCTCTCTAGGACAGACTTCTGAGGAACACTTTGACGTTGACTTCCCAACACGTAATGGAACAGTCCCACGACGACACAGAGCCCTTGGCTCAAACCTGCAGACTGGCAGCAGAGAACAAACAGATTTCCTTTGACAGTATTATACTTCAATGGACATACAGGGGGAGATACAACACCTCTTTACTTCCGACTGGGAGGGCAGATGGAGGTACTGGTCAATGCTGCTGGACGATGGGCTTAGCCACCCACAGCTGGTTTCGCAAAGGTGGGTAGGTTGAGGTAAGGCGCCACACCACATAGTGTACTGCCAAAATGAGCCAACCGCTTCAAATCTCCTCCTTTTTGGACAGCGAGGCGAGAGGTCTAGACATGGGCAGACCTCTGGAAACACTccacagatagatagatatgcaCAAGATAGCAAGTACACTTTTTCCACACAGCGGGTAGTTAcaagttctttctctttcaatACTCTACACAATATTCACACCAATTTCTTACTTCACATAGTTGCCACACTGCCACCAGGCGGGGGAAGGAATTTATGAGTcaggtgtatatatatatatatatatatatatatatatatatatatatatagcaacCGCCCAACATCACCAGTTCACTTCTAATGGAGGGCTTTCTCTTTGGCCTAGGGAGTGATCGCTGACAACACTGGCACAGCACAACAATTCCTCAGGTGTACACATGTCaaaaagactcacccactgcactccacacacaCGGTGAATTAGGGTCAGGATCACAACGTTGGGCCGGGGAATAGTCCTGGATTGTTGAAGGGGTTGGTTCAGAGGACGACCATATGAGAATGTCAAGACCACGACCTTTAAACACTCTTCTCGGCCGGTTCCGGCTCACCCACCGATCCTCAACACGGGTGGGGCCACTCACACACCGCTCGGATACACAGAGAATATACTGGGGTGCAGTATTAGCAAGGTTATAAAACAATACAAGATGAATTCCAATGTAACTCACAGTTTCCTTCTACACTTAATACTTCCCTCTTTCTTCCAGCTGTCTGGTGCATCCGAGACAGGTCATACACAATTCCTTTGTTCCTTCCTCGTCGGTCCGTTTTCCCGTGTCCTTTCGACAATGCGATCTTTTCAAGGTAAACAATCACATCAGCACAAAGACTTCGGAAGGAATGATTTAACAACTTAACTGTCTGTCTTCACCCAAATCCCCTGCTTCAACTTCGCCAAGCCTGCAATGTCCACGTTAACATGTCTCTCCAACACACCGATCACTTCCGTCTCACCCGCAGCGTTTGCCGGAATAAACTTTCTCTTCCTGCTTCCTTGATGCCCTATTTATATACCTCCTCTTCTCTGTAATGTCCAATCACCGATCGCCATGCTCACTTTGCACACCTGTTCGTAATAATCCCCAGATTTGTTTGCCTGGAGTTGCCGGAACTGTCTGTGTGTTTCAAGGACAATGGTCCGGGTGGAACTATTTCCGCCATTTTTAGGTTCCGCTGCttaaagtcactccgtgacatatCCTTACATACCCTCTCGATCCCTGCACTCTGTCACCGAGCGATGGCTTGTGGTACCAtctcaaaaagggaaaaacattatCTTGTAACTTCTCTGTGGAATGATCTGCCGGTTGTGACACGATCTCCTGACTCTGTAGCTGTCTTTAAGAATCTCTTCCGCACTTACCTCACTTCCTAATATAGGGCTTACTATCTTTctctattttcattttttcatcTGTACATTCttaaaatgtattacactttttcagttgcttaaacacatttattgAAACTATGCCTCATATTCTTAAAACAGTAAACATATTTGCATAACATCTCACCCAATACTCCAAACATCATATTTTCGGGTCAAAATGAGGCTCTACACTCAAAACCATTCACTCTTACTGAAAAACCAAACTTTTCCCtcagacaacacacacaagctttcaaacacacacacactacaacatAGTATTACACACTGGTGCAATAAATTCTAAACAATATATCCAAAACTGGTAAGATGCTTGTGGTTTTCTCGCTCAAAAACCTTTTCATATGACCAAAAAACACACAATCAATGTGTGCATTAGCACATTTGTATTCATTTATGTGCTACACAGcacaactttaattttttttcctcCTCAACAACCCGTTTTTGTTCTGGGTCAGGCCAGAGAACctcatccacatcacaggcTATATTGGTCCTAGCCAAACAGCGAGGGTAAAATCCTCTTGCATGATCCACCCCTGGCATTCATCTATGATATCTCTGTAGGGATATATTATGagatgcatttctttattccagTAGCACAATTCAACAGTGAATGCACTCTAAAGTTACTGTACAGagcagtcttactgtaagtacaTCTATCTGTTTTCCTCCCTGAAGGCTCTAAAATTAGGTTTTACTCGTTGCTCAGCCTCCCTCATAGTCATACCATGGACAAGGACATGGTCAGCTAGTGTGGTTCGAATTTCATCTGAGACTGCTTGTCACCTTGCCCTTCGTCTCACTCCTTTGtcaccacgtcctcctcctctccctcctcctttaccatgtcctcctcctcttcctactCCTTCACCAagtcctctccctcctccttcaccacatcctcctcctctttctcctccttcaccacgtccTTCTTCTTTCCCTCCTCCTCTGCCTTTTCCTCTccttcctcctcttcctcctcctttaCCTCAACCTATTCCTTAATTTCTCTGTGGATCCATTGTTCCAAAGCTCAGTGAACTGATTCAGGCCCTTTTATCTATCTATTgaaggatctgattgatgtgtgtTCAATTTTGACTCTTAGTGTCTCCACCTTGGTAATTGTATGCTAATTGGCCCTAAGCTGTGCTGACTGGAGTGAACAGTATTTAATGCTAGGGATTACCATATGACCACATGGTGTAAGCACTGAGAAATGTAAGgatttgtgtgtagagttttgaagtaaCAGTTCACCAAATCTGACTCATGTGTTAAAGCAGGGGAGTAGTGTTTATTGTTCAGAAAAATGATTGTGCTTCTTAAAAAATGACGTTATGGTTTTGAAATTTTTGTTCAAATGCCTGGttatagtgttttagcaatcaAGCAAAACTGTAAAATTATTAACTAACCTTTGGCTATTGTTAATGTTTCATCTCTGTCCGCCATGCTTACGTACAATATGTTGTTATCATCCATCCATTAATGAACACTACAGATATCTTCttagtttaatttatttgttgTGTATCATCTCAACGCACTGGCATAACATCAAGGCAAGGCaggtttatttgtatagcacatttcatacacagaggtccaGTGTCGGCGCCAGAGAATACAGAATGAGGGGGTCTACTGTTTTACTAGGGGGGCACCTGGTTcatcttattattttattattattattactacatggcactgtaaaatgcttggtactgattggccagtcgcaaaattcaaatgtattttattcctTGAACCGCCTGAAACACAGCCTCAGGGTACTGCGAGCGAGTCACGTTAACAGGGACAGTTTAATACCTACGAattaatacagaataaatatgcataattaatcACGTATATGAGATTGTATTTACAATGATTAAACCGAATGTTCGTCTTTTgacttttaacttgttttaacgcGTCTGTTACGTTTTCCCAGAAGGTttgtatttcttaaaaataagctaataaaaGACATCAAATCAAAATGTTATGTCTATATATTTACTCATATAGCAACTAGCTGTGAAATTAGCGGGATTGTTACAGCCAGCCAAGTTGTTGTCGCAAATAAATCCctcactatagtaaaaccataacTTATAATGACGTTAAAGTGCAAGACTGGATAACTCACGCAAATCATAAAGACCAATAAGTTACATAACCAAataacagcaaaaaaaaaacaatgttactgACATATCTAACACCAGAATGAACTATGCGTTTTACCTTCAGAAGAGCTGCAGGCGACGAGAGGACGTACAACTTTTTAAGAAGGTCCTTTTATTTGTCGCGAAATTTCTTCGTCTTGCTCAAATGCCAAGACTTACAAGTATACATTATTTAGACAGAAAATGAGTTCTCACGCATGGCGATTGAGCCCCCGAACGTGACAGTAACTTTCAGTGcagacaaaacactgggaaaGCACAAGAATTTGTGTTGTTCAAATGTAGTGGCTGGCTGCGTGTATGtaactgtcacggtaggaaatcctctgtttcctccgtgtcatgtgtgtgtgtatgtttgtttgttcactcacctctgccatgtgctcgtttgattaagtgttgtcacctgtgtatgattgcctcgctccagctgatccTCATCACCCATCAGCTACAAATACTCACCCTGTTCTCTccctgttgtcagatcctcatttcatgttgCTGCATCACTTGGATTATCGTCTCTCGTCGTCGTGTTGGATTTGTGTTCGTGTTGTCGTCTCCGTGTGAGTGTTTGGTTTGTTCCTGGTTCTATCCACTGGCCATCATCACACTCATCACCGACTTCACCATTCAACACTCTTCACACCACCGTAGACCTTCGTtcaccattgccaacatcctGGACTCAGTCATTCACTCTGTTGTTTCATTATATTTACcatcattattaataaaactgtgtTGATCGTCTGCGCTTGCCTCCTCCACTTTATTGTATCATTACTGAAGGATCTGACCATCATGGAGGCAGCAGGCGATCGCTCCCCATCTCATCTAGAAGAGTTTTTACAGAGAGCTGTGGGTCGTATGGATCGCCAGGACAAGGCGATAGATGAGATGGGTCGAGCCTTCCAAGCAATGGTGacgaaggtttccgagctcgCCCTTCAGGCTCAACAACAACATCCATCGCCACCCATTGCGCCCCCCACGCCACCCACACCGCCGATCGCCACCGGGGGTATTCCCCAGTCCGAACCACGCCTTCCGATTCCGGAGAAGTATGCGGGTGAGCCGAAATTTTGTCGATCATTTCTCTCTCATTGTTCTTTGCATTTGGCATTGCAGCCCCGCACGTTCACCACAGAGGAAGTGAAAGTGGCGTTCGTGCTCTCCTTGCTCACGGggaaggctgccctctgggggacggcggtgtgGGAGAACCACGACAGCTGCTGTTCTTCGTTCCACGCCCTCTCGGAGGAGATGAAACGGGTCTTCGACCGCTCCGTCGCCGGGGAGAGGCGGCCAGACTGTTAGCGGACCTACGTCAGGAAGAGAGGTCCGTATCTGATTACTCCATCGAGTTCCgcaccctggcggcggagtgtaagtggaacgaagaggcgcagtgggatcatttcctgcatgggttggctgaCCGCATCCAACAGGAGATTCGAGCTGTGGAACTTCCATCTTCACTCAATGGATTAATCGATCTCACTATCCGTATTGACAACCGGCTAGACCAAGCCGCCAGACGGAGGGGGAGAACCACTCGCACAACCAGTCCCGAGGTTCAGCATCGGCGGCCAGAGGTTGCGGTCAGCCCACCTGGAGATCtggaacccatgcaggtggggcGAGCTCGGCTCTCCCAGGAGGAGAGGAACAGGCGGAGATCCCATGGACTGTGTTTATACTGTGGCAGTCCAGAACATCACATCCAGCGCTGCCCAGTAAAAGATCAAGCCCGATAGTAAAtctgaggctactatcgggtgGGATCTCTGCCAGGAAGACCTCATCTACATCGACactccttccggtgagactacggtggtctACTCACACACTGGATCAACACGCTTTGGTGGATTCTGGGGCCGAGGGCAGTTTCATGGACTTTAATTTCGCATGTAAGACCAAGATTCCTCTCACCTCTCTCAAACACCCCATTGCACCTTTTGCACTTGATGGACACAAGTTTCCAGTCATCACTCAGACCACCATTCCTGTTTCACTCATCACATCTGGTAACCATACGGAGATTTCATTCCTCATCACAGACTCACCTCAGACTCCCATTGTTCTCGGTCACACTTGGCTCCATAAACACAACCCCAGGATCGATTGGCGTCTCGGATCTGTGGttagctggagcgaggagtgtcatttgtcttgtcttttgtctgctggtgttaatgtttctgagtctgtgtttcagggggaagCAGTGGATTTGACTAACGTTCCCGCGGAGTACaacgacctgaaggaggtgttcagtaattcgcgggctgattctcttcctcctcatagtccctatgactgtgcgatagagttattgccaggtacctctccgcctaagggcaagttatattCCTTGTCTATTCCAGAGACggcggccatggagaaatatatatccagttctctagcaacggggttcattcagccttcctcttctccagcgggggcggggttattttttgtgggaaagaaggacggatctctgcgaccttgtattgactaccgagggttgaacaacataacggtaaagaatacttattCTTTGCCGCTtatgtcttcagcttttgagaggttgcagggagcggccgttttcactaaattggacttacgtaacgcttatcatttggtccgcattagggagggggacgaatggaagactgcttttaacacccctcgtggccattttgagtactgcgtgatgcctttcggtctatctaactcgccggcagtcttccaagcactcgttaatgacgtgttgcgagacatggtcgatcagttcatatatgtttacctggatgacatattgattttttcttcgtctctccaggaacatgtgcaacacgtacgacgagtgcttctgcggttgctagagaatggattgtttgtcaaggcggagaaatgcgtttttcatgcacagtctgtttcttttctaggacacatcatttcgactgagggtgttcgcatggatcctgagaaggttaaggctgtggtagattggccatccccagagtctcgcaaggccctgcagagatttctggggttcgccaatttttatcggCGTTTTAtgcgcaatttcagccaactagccgcgcctctgaccgctttgacctcccctagtttgacgttcaggtggtcagacgcagctgaggctgcgtttgccaaactgaaaagctgctttgtttcagctcctattcttgtcacccctgatcgctcacgtcaattcatagtggaggtcgacgcgtcagaggtgggggtaggagcagtgttatcccagcgcgcatcctcagacggaaaggttcatccttgcgcgtattattctcatcgtttatctcctgcggtagttaactatgacattggcaatcgggAGTTGTTGGCCGTCAAATTAGCACTGGAggagtggcgtcactggcttgaagggtcgggtgtacccttcattgtatggacggaccataagaatctcgaatacattagaactgctaaaagacttaactccaggcaggctcggtgggcattgtttttcggtcgtttcgattttacactttcttaccggccgggttccaaaaacatcaagcccgatgctttatcccgtctttttgagcgttccgatcgtactgctactcccgagcccattttaccggagaccatcattatctccacgctcagatgggaggtcgaatcgaaggtgttgactgccttagaaggggtaatgCCCCCGGCTcgttgcccaccgaaccgtttatttgtgccggaggggttacggtcagacgttctc from Misgurnus anguillicaudatus chromosome 20, ASM2758022v2, whole genome shotgun sequence includes the following:
- the LOC141351432 gene encoding uncharacterized protein, encoding MEAAGDRSPSHLEEFLQRAVGRMDRQDKAIDEMGRAFQAMVTKVSELALQAQQQHPSPPIAPPTPPTPPIATGGIPQSEPRLPIPEKYAAPHVHHRGSESGVRALLAHGEGCPLGDGGVGEPRQLLFFVPRPLGGDETGLRPLRRRGEAARLLADLRQEERPSRQTEGENHSHNQSRGSASAARGCGQPTWRSGTHAGGASSALPGGEEQAEIPWTVFILWQSRTSHPALPSKRSSPIVNLRLLSGGISARKTSSTSTLLPVRLRWSTHTLDQHALVDSGAEGSFMDFNFACKTKIPLTSLKHPIAPFALDGHKFPVITQTTIPVSLITSGNHTEISFLITDSPQTPIVLGHTWLHKHNPRIDWRLGSVILISCCCITWIIVSRRRVGFVFVLSSPCECLVCSWFYPLAIITLITDFTIQHSSHHRRPSFTIANILDSVIHSVVSLYLPSLLIKLC